The Arachis ipaensis cultivar K30076 chromosome B05, Araip1.1, whole genome shotgun sequence nucleotide sequence TGACTAAAGATAACTTTCACTGTGCGGTTTGTCTGGTATATGGACCGCATGTGAGAGATGAAAAACTTTTACTATGGAAGGAATTAAGTTATGTTACAGGGCTGTGTCAAATTCCTTTTTGTTTCATGGGGAACTTCAATGAAATTGTGCATATAGAGGAGAGGAAAGGGGCGACTAGCTTGTCAGCATCTGCTGAAGATTTCAGAACATGGATAAATGATATGGAGTTGATGGACTTGACGCTTAATGATCACAAGTATACATTGTTTAGAGGTCAGTCTTGTAGTCATATTGATAGAATCCTGGTGAGGTTGGAATGGCTAGACGCGTACCCGGATACTCAACTTAGAGGAGAACCGAGAGGTTTATCAGATCATTGTTCTTTGATAGTGGAAGATAGAAGAATAGTACAGGGTTCAAGACCGTTCCACAGTCTAGACTCGTGGTTCACACACAAAGGCTTCCTAAGGATGGTGAAAGAAGAATGGAGAGGTTTAGGAGATACACAGTTTTTGGATAAGCTAAAGGCGTTATCAAAACCACTGGGTAGATGGCACAACCAGCACTTTCGGAATATACCTGAGAAGATAAAAAGGTTTGAGGACGAAATCAAGAAAGTGGACGATATGGTTAGCAACGGGCTATATGATGGTACAATAGAAGCAAGAAGAAAGGCGCTAGTAAGATGTTGTGAGATATGGTATACGAGACAAGATATACACTGGAAACAAATGTCCAGATCTTGACATGCCAAGGAGATGGACAGGAACACAAGGTATATCCACAACATAGCACCAGCTAGAAAAAGGAATAACCGGATTGAGTCTTTAGTGATTAATGGGAGATTGATAAGAAATCATACAAGAATTAAGGTTGCAACCAGAGATTTTGATAGGAAAATGTACCAACAGGAAGCTTCGCCAAATATTAGCTTTCGAGATGGTCTAGTCAATTGATTGGAGATGGAGGAAGCTCAAGCGTTAGAGGTGTTACCATCGGAGGAGGAAGTGAAGGATGCAGTATGGGATTGCGAATCATCTAAGGCGCCGGGTAGTGACGGATATAACATGAAATTTATAAAAAGGTGCTGGGAGGAGATTGGAGTGGAATTTACTAAAGCTGTGATGACGTTCTTTGAGACAGTGAGGCTACCAGCAGATTCCAATGTTACTTGGGTAGCATTGGCACCAAAATTTGTGGGTGCGAAGGAGATAAAGGATCTTAGACCAATCAGTATGGTTGGAtgcattttgacgaacggattttttgctagtaaagaatttcacaataagttcttgttgctagtatagtttctaaaccaacaaagaatcatttcatacaaaaatttggttgtcactaaagcaaacccaataaaaataataaccgaagtattca carries:
- the LOC107640514 gene encoding uncharacterized protein LOC107640514; the encoded protein is MGNFNEIVHIEERKGATSLSASAEDFRTWINDMELMDLTLNDHKYTLFRGQSCSHIDRILVRLEWLDAYPDTQLRGEPRGLSDHCSLIVEDRRIVQGSRPFHSLDSWFTHKGFLRMVKEEWRGLGDTQFLDKLKALSKPLGRWHNQHFRNIPEKIKRFEDEIKKVDDMVSNGLYDGTIEARRKALVRCCEIWYTRQDIHWKQMSRS